The following DNA comes from Streptomyces sp. NBC_00690.
GCCGGGCCCGCGTGTCCCCTCCGCCGTTCCCGGGGCCGCTGGACTGCCGGCCCGGCGGCGGAGCGGCCAGACCCGGCGACGGCACCTCCCCGGCGAGGATCGCCGAATTCAGGCTCCGCAGCTCCCCGCCGGGCTCCAGACCCAGCTCCTCCACCAGCAGATCCCTGCCGAGCCGGTAGACGTCCAGGGCCTCCGCCTGCCGCCCCGAGCGGTACAGCGCCAGCATCAGCTTCCCGCGCAGCTGCTCCCGCAGCGGATGCTCGTGCACCAGGAGCTGTATCTCGCCCACCAGCTGGCGGTGCCGGCCCAGCTCCAGCTCCAGGTCGATCCGGTGCTCGGCCGCCGTCAGCCGCTCCTCGTCCAGCTGCCGTGCCTTGCTGCGCAGCTTCTCGCTCGCGATGCCGCTCAGACAGTTCCCCTGCCATAGCCCGCCCGCCGACCGCAGCAGCTCCACCGCTTCGGCCGAGCCCCCGGCCCGCTTCCCGGTCAGCCGGGCATCGGCGATCCACCGGGCGAACAGTGCCGCGTCGACCGAACCGTCCTCCGTCGCGAGGACGTAGCCGGGCGGGCGGGTGGTGATGGCGGCGGCCACCGCCCGCCCGCCGAACAGCTTCCGCAGCCGGGACACACAGATCTGCACCTGGGTCCTGGCGGTGTCCGGAGGGGCGTCCTCCCAGATCAGATCCACCAGATAGTCGGTGCTGACGACGCGGTTCGCCTCCAGCAGCAGCGCGGCGAGGACCACCTCCTGGCGACCGGGCGGAATCCGTACCTGTCCGTCCGGGCCCTGCACATGGAGCGGCCCGAGGATACGGAAGACCACGGAGTCCGAGGTCGAGTGACCCTCACCGGGCGATAAGTCCACAGTCACTCCCAGCGAGAAACACGTCCGACCAACAGAGCCCGTGCCGAAAGCGACGTACAAGACACGTGTGCGGACAGTTTCCCGACCATCTCCACTGTTGTAAACGGTGTCCAGATCCGGTGGTGGCGATAGTGGCGCGATAGGCAGGGGTTGCGGCGCCGGAGGACGGTGGTACCTGCAACCGCCCGTCCGCGGGGCGGTCGTACGAAAGGACGTGCCATGAACAGTCGCCACCCGAGGAAGCTGCTCCCCAGCAGTCTTGTCACCGACTCCGGGGTCGACCATGTGCGGCTGGCGTACCACTACCTCGACACCGGGGACGTCGACGGCTACCTTTCCCTGCTCGACGGGGACGCCCGGCCCGAGGCGCCGGCGCTGGGTTGCCGCCACAACATCGACCGCATCGTGGCCTCCGGCGACTGCGTGGTCGCGATCGGCCAGGTCAGCCCCCAGCAGGTCGACTTCGTCGATGTGTTCACCCTCTCCGACGAGGGCATGCTCCGCAGCCGCCGCCGGTACGCCGCCCCCCGGGCCGCCGCGCGCTGACACTCCGCCGCGGGCCCGGGGGAGCCGTGCCTCAGCCGGCGTTCAGGGCATCCGTGGGGTGCAGCCTCGACGCCTGTACCGCCGGATAGAGACCCGCCAGGACACCGATGAACAGCGTTGCCCCGAACCCGGCCGCCACGGACCAGGCCGGCACCACGGCGGTCCAGCCCTGGGCGAGGGTGAAACCGAAGGTCGCCCAGCCCCCGGTCGGTGGAGGCTTTCGCCGCCAAGGCGTCCGAGGGGCGGGAGACCTTGACGGCCCCCGGGTCGCCGGGGCTGACGGTACGGGCCAGTACGGCACGGACGTCGTCGACCTTCGCATCCGGGGAGGTTCGAAGACTGTGGTGGGCCGCCCGTCGAAACTGAGGTGACGCTCGGCGGCCGGGAAGCCCACCAGCGCCACCCGGTCCAGGGTCGGGACCAGTTCCCCGGCCGCAGAATGCCGACCGGGTGTCGGATCAGTGGAGAACGCTGAGCCGCTGCACGGTTCCCTTGGGCAGCCGAGGCGGCGTTTCTTTTGCTGTGGGCCGGATGCCGGTGAGCGTGTACGCCGTTCTTGTGGGTGGCGTTACTCCTGGCCCACCTGGGTGATGCGGTCATCGCCGAGGCGCTGTTGGACGTCCTGTAGCAGGATGCGCAGCAGCTGCGTGAGGTGGGTCTGCTGGTGCGGGGTGAGGCCGTCGATCAAGTCGGCTTCTCGGTTGAGTACCTGGTCCACCGTCGATTCGACGAGATCGTGGCCGGCTGCCGTCAGTGTGATCTGGACGGTACGGGGTCGGCCCTGGCCTGGTTGACGGGTGACTAGTCCCTCGCGTTCGGCGCGGGCGACACGTTGTGAGACGGCGCCTGCCGTGACCAGGGAGCGCTGACCGAGCTCGCGGGTGCTCAGGGTGTAGGGAGGACCGCTTCGGCGCAGGACGCTCAGTAGGTCGAGCGTGGCGGAGTCCACTCCGGCTCGGACCAGTACCCGGCGCCGGTCGTCGCCGAAGAGCTTGGCCAGTTGCCAGATCGGCGTGACGATCCCGATCGCCGTGGCGGGGGTACCGGGGCGCTCGCGCTCCCAGGCGGCGGCGATGTCCTGTGGCAGGTGCGCGGCTCCCTCGGCCTGCGGGGCCCCAGCGTTGTGTGTCGTCAGATGATCTCTTGCCATGGGGCTCTCTTTCGAGATGATACGTTTAGATCTAAATTTAGATCTAAACGTAAGCGATTCGGAGCTCAGCATATGTCACGCACCATCCTGATCACGGGCGGCGGTACAGGCATCGGCCGCGCGACGGCCCGGCACTTCGCCGAGCAGGGCGAAACAGTGATCGTCACCGGCCGTAGGCTCCAACCGCTCAGTGACCTGGCCCAGCAAACCGGCGTTCGCGCCCTGGTGTGCGATCACACTGACCCCCAGTCGCTCGCCGGGGTGCTGTCCGCATTGCCGGAGCAGATCGATGTGCTGGTCAACAACGCAGGGGGAAACACCGACTTCGACAGCGGCACCGACCCGGACACCGGGGCCGGGGACGAAATGGAACTGGTTCGCTACGCCCGTGCCTTCCGCGCCAATCTCGACGCGAACCTGATCAGCGCGGCACTCACCACCAAGGCGCTGGACGGCCGGCTTGCCGCCGGTGGCGCGGTCGTACACATCGGGTCAATCGCCGCTGATCAAGGGGCCGGCTCCTATGGTGCATCCAAGGCTGGACTCGCCACCTGGAACCTGGACCTGGCGCGCCTGCTCGGCCCGCGTGGGATCACCGCCAACGTGGTCTCACCCGGCTACATCGCCGACACCGAATTCTTCCGGGACCACCTCACGGACGAACGGCGCGAGCACCTCGTGGCCGGCACGGCAACGGGCCGCGCCGGCTCCCCCGCGGACATCGCAGGCGCGATCGCCTTCCTCGCCTCCCCTGCCGCCCGCCACATCACCGGACAGGTGCTCAACGTCAATGGGGGTGCCCACACCACTCGCTAAGCCTGTTCTTCTTCCGATTTCGAACGACGTCTCGAACGCGGTCACTCGCCAAGGAGTTCGCCGGACGCGGGGGCGGCCTTCGTCTGATCCTGCACTCCGACCAAGGAGCGCACGTGACCGAGACGGAGCGGCGATACGGGCAGGCAGCGAGTCTCCCACGCCAAACCTTCCAGCCTCGAGGCGTCGGGTGGAAATAGCTCCGCCCTCGCCTGGCGTTGTCGAGCGGTGAGTCGATGAGGGGGAGGTATCTGGGCTGAGGCTGTTCAACACGGAGGCGGCGTGACGGAGACTATGCCTCGCTTGGCGGCTCCGTAGAGGTCCGCGATCGGCCTCCCCGTGCTGGCTTTCGCCAGCCGGGCGGCGGCCCTGCGCAGGACAATCGGGGTCGCGCCGCCGACGAGGGCTGCGCCGCCGGCGGCTCGGACTCAACCGGCCAATTCCCGATCGGGCCCCGACACCGCTACGGCCCCTGGGGTGCTCGCGTCGTCGACTCCATCGAGGATGGGGTGCTCGGGCGCTCGAACCTGCTTGGCCTGGCGCTCGGGAAGTCCTGCGTCCGGGAGATGGCATCACGCTGTGCCCGTTCCTGCCTGCGCTCGACCGAGCGACCTCAGCGCTGCGGTCGCTCGGTCGAGTTTCGCGAGGTGAGAGGCAAGGCGATTCTCGAACTGTGCTGCCTGATGTCGCACCTGCGATTGAGCATGCTTCTCCTGCACGGCAGTGATGGTGCCCGCCACCACACCGCCGCATCCCGCGATGCCGCTCTTGACGATGACGACCAGCGGAACGGGTGGCACGACCACCAACGGCCCCGGTCCGCCCGCAGCAGGCACCATGGCCGGCCGTCACCAGGCCCGTTCCCGCCCCGCTCACGCACCACCTTCAGCAGCAGCTTGAACGGAGTGGATGGGGCTGTGCAGCAGTCCCGGCCAGACCTGACGAAGTATCAGAAAAGTCAGCAATTGGGCAGCATCAGTCCTCAAAAACACGGAGAGAGCTGACCGAACATGCGACTCGTTGTAAGGTAGGGAAACCGCCCTTGACCTGCAAAAACGCAGGCAGGGAGCCTAGTTCTGGGGGTACCTCGATGCTGCGCACCATGTTCAAGTCCAAGATTCATCGTGCCACCGTTACCCAGGCCGATCTGCACTATGTCGGATCTGTCACCATCGATGCCGAGCTGATGGCCGCGGCCGATCTGCTGCCCGGCGAGTTGGTGCACATCGTCGACATCACCAACGGTGCGCGGCTGGAGACCTATGTCATCGAGGGCGAGCCGGGGTCCGGGGTCATCGGCATCAACGGTGCGGCGGCCCATCTGGTGCAGCCGGGAGATCTGGTGATCCTCATCAGCTACGCCCAGGTCGACGACGCCGAGGCGCGGGCGCTGGTGCCCCGGGTCGTCCATGTCGATGCCGACAACAGGATCGTGGAACTGGGTACGGACGCTTCCGCACCCGTGCCCGGCAGTGACACCCGACGCGGGCCCCACGTCCTCGTCTGACA
Coding sequences within:
- a CDS encoding nuclear transport factor 2 family protein yields the protein MNSRHPRKLLPSSLVTDSGVDHVRLAYHYLDTGDVDGYLSLLDGDARPEAPALGCRHNIDRIVASGDCVVAIGQVSPQQVDFVDVFTLSDEGMLRSRRRYAAPRAAAR
- a CDS encoding MarR family winged helix-turn-helix transcriptional regulator — its product is MARDHLTTHNAGAPQAEGAAHLPQDIAAAWERERPGTPATAIGIVTPIWQLAKLFGDDRRRVLVRAGVDSATLDLLSVLRRSGPPYTLSTRELGQRSLVTAGAVSQRVARAEREGLVTRQPGQGRPRTVQITLTAAGHDLVESTVDQVLNREADLIDGLTPHQQTHLTQLLRILLQDVQQRLGDDRITQVGQE
- a CDS encoding SDR family NAD(P)-dependent oxidoreductase encodes the protein MSRTILITGGGTGIGRATARHFAEQGETVIVTGRRLQPLSDLAQQTGVRALVCDHTDPQSLAGVLSALPEQIDVLVNNAGGNTDFDSGTDPDTGAGDEMELVRYARAFRANLDANLISAALTTKALDGRLAAGGAVVHIGSIAADQGAGSYGASKAGLATWNLDLARLLGPRGITANVVSPGYIADTEFFRDHLTDERREHLVAGTATGRAGSPADIAGAIAFLASPAARHITGQVLNVNGGAHTTR
- the panD gene encoding aspartate 1-decarboxylase; translation: MLRTMFKSKIHRATVTQADLHYVGSVTIDAELMAAADLLPGELVHIVDITNGARLETYVIEGEPGSGVIGINGAAAHLVQPGDLVILISYAQVDDAEARALVPRVVHVDADNRIVELGTDASAPVPGSDTRRGPHVLV